The sequence gatttacttatatatagaaGCCACAGTATTATGAGGCACTCGGAAAGCACCAGCTGCAAATTCTATAGACAATTGCGGCATGAGTAAGGGATTATACTTTGtccttttaaaatttgaaagatTTAAGCCAACGCTGTTTGTGTATGATTCACCTAaggatattatgtataagaaaaattaactttagttttatattttaaacggtaattaagaaaaaataattacacaatattcATCAGTTATACCATTTTTATACCATTCCTTACAAATGAATGTccgatttttttctaattaactaataaaaactataattatagcctaataaaatatttaaaaaaattgtttaacgaataaataattttaaatattatacaaaattttaagTCGGGaacattacaatattgtataaacagcagtacaatactaaatagtttttaGTATCTATCTTTGATGTATCAttgcatgtatattttttaataatgtcaattgtaactataataatattaaataacacttaACACTTTGTTAGAGCTTAGTCAAGTTTAGtgaagttaattaaaatacgtatatcGACAGATATTTTTGTagtcaaaataatttgtttatacaaaATGCACTCcaaattttttctaatataataatataaatattatattaattattattataccattaaaCTGAtttagacattaaaaaaaactaaagtaattttcaaaaaaaaataaataccaagtaAAATAGGCAAGTAATCCCGATAAGTAATTATCTGGTTTAGTGCACCAATGAATTTTCGAGTTTCTTGATATAACACTTCATCAGTCCATTGAGGATTTATGTTTTGTAACAAATCAGCCACAACATTATGAAACCGGGTAAACATAATAGTATACGATGTAATCCCAAAGTGTTGATTTATTCTTGGGTctcctacaaaaaaaaaaaaaatatttataaaaatatatatttataattttttttttttatgaacacaataatacaatgtttaatttatttttatttacatttttcaagtCATTTCAtctattgatttataaacacGGTTTGCTtactatgaaaattaaaaaaaaaattttaatttgataaaaaataaatttaaaaaacggaTAACTGATATTCACATAAATGTATGGTATAAAtgattctatatttctatttaaacaaggctttgatatacatttatgtattctCAAAAGTTatgataagtttttaaaaattcaaataattaaataatgattgcaCGAAAGAATTCAACAAGTTAAGTGGGTATGTGTacttcattataaaaattacgcATAAGTACATTTTTGATACGTCGTATACGAAATATAAAGCAACAAATTAAATGtctactattaattaattaacattatttcattaaacaCATCGtacattattgtacattaaGAACGTTACGTCAAAGTAATAGGTAGGATAACAACAGTAATACttaaccaattttaaatttggataaactaaaaattacagttattttaacataaacacGCGTATACGATTACCGGCTTCAAAACAATAACCGACGTTAGCCCGCCCATCGCATAGTAATGATCCTTCACGGTTTCTTAGAGGACAAAACTGATTTTCATCTACGATGTCTGTTATCAATTTCCCACCATTAAACGTTCTAATCGAATCCGCCTTATCTGATTGGTGTCCGTACAATTGTGAAGAATCAATGAACGATGTCGCCTGATTCATCTGCGAAAgaattatcaaatattcaaatattatacctttaatgttgtggataaatatattaaattttcggTAGATGtagaaaatagatatttaaatatattttcagacaTTCAATTCCATCGGAATATTTTCAGAGAacaataaaaacatgaatataacCATAAAAGAGTAAACACAACGAAACTAAAAATTGCATAGATGAATTTCAAACGATTGGACGGCACAGATACTAATtttaaggataatattatacttcatagtttatacaaaaatactgTTAAAATAGGCTCGACGATACGCCCTCgagaattataatgtaatacgtAAATAATTCTCCTGAAAAACATAacgattatatgtatatgatggAGTTGGATCCAATCATATTGTTCGTCTAGACTTAAGAGCCTTTACAGttcagataattaataataagaaaaataaataaacttccagcagtttgatttaatttttgaaaactatttattttttattgaaatggcCCCTTCTATAGGTTTTCtcgtaaatagatttttaaattattcattctgTGATAACATCTACAATTTAGATCGAGTATGAACGCATTTCAAGATTTtctgtgcattataatatattataatatatcgattaaacatattaataaacaatataaaaaataattttttgacaacacacttaaaaaaaatgataggtatttaataaattattatatgttttaaaaattacaggTGAATATAGGCGAATTTTTTAATGTGAAACAGATCACGATGCCGTCACGCCCACTCTCCGCCGTTGCCGTTGCCCACTTCCGATGTTGTGCGGCGGTGGCGCTTATCAGTATAAATGTAACCCAAAATAACCGCTGTGAGCGTTTTCGTACGTAGCGTTGTACACTTGCACCTGTGTTGTTTGCTATCAATTTTACGATCGCCGCTTATAAACacggtaattaataattttttactaatattattgttattgcgcTAGAAGATTTTAAGGGCAATGTTATTGAGTAAGAATACCAGTGACGGTACTAACGAAAcactgttttaatttattttactccgTGTGTATAAGTATATTGGTTTTCATTAACTATGAATTCTTTTAATAACCATCAATTTTGATGTTTCACACATCTGCAGACAGTCAAGCGTCCCGTGACGGCTCCCTCTTTTTATCCTTATTTgtcactatttaaaatatataatgtacaaataaatcGTTTAATGAACtacaatatttcatataaaaaaccAAACCCTCACGTTTCAACTCGTATAGTACccagatatataaattataaacacaaggtttatttttaattttacattggtcattaattatacctaattaaaaattaaaactcactGGAATTTGAGGAGTTATTGAACAGTTGAAATTATTGGCAGCAGTCATTGCACGTCTAAATTCCATACATCTTTGATTACCACCATGAACTGGGTCATTCAGAGGTACCTCAATAACTAATTGACATTGATATGGACTACTGTTGTTTATCTCCTTAAATGGAATGTCACAACATATTGGTGGTCCTATTCACATTATCGACAATAACTTTAATCGTAAAtcatggtttaaaaaaatacataattaaataaatctaaatgatataatatagtacgtatAACTTGAAAGTcagaaatattgtaaattatattcgaTCAATGATCTGATACTATGCCATTATTTCTActgtcatatattatgtacctttgTAAGCCTAATGCGTAATATACAACatgtatttatactaataaagtaatatgtaCACAATGGAAttgtttaatgtatacaaatagttAATGTTGGGTAGCATGcgaacatataatacaatattcaacTAACTTCTACAATCACATGTTtagaattaaatacatttaaaataaattttgaaaaaaatgtatttataaaatataatttaattacttattttggcattaaaaaaaaagaaaattactaaCTAAAAAGTATACTTGCATACTAAAATACCCATAGGAGGGGGaaagcatatttattattattaaaataatgtttttgttatttaaaaatgcacatAGTTAAACATTAAGGGGTATACAACTTAATAATCGATGAACTCTTTAAATTTAGCATTCaaacttcaaaaattaaaaaaaatgttaatatctaATAGACTTTTTACACACGATTATGgcattttatttctaatagaattttaaaaaaataacacaatttttattataatagaactaTTCAACTAAATATTCTAGCAAATTGAATCTAATTGGTTCTTTTAGGAGCTTAAAAGTAAGATTACGTGATTAGgttagattaatataaataaaatacaaattgtccTTCGAAGTTAAAGCAGAGGTCGGAGGTGTGTCTCCGCTAAGATTCATTTTTTCGCctgtaatatagtttataatttaagtcatatttaatatagatcTATTACAATGACCTatacaattacaaaatttaacaattaaaacctACTATATAACAGCGCCACTACCACAGTAGTTTAGCCtatgagttttaaattttaattgtgaattaaataaattataatgtaaaaaactaatttttacctGAAAAATCTGGTGGCAGGAGACTGATGTCATGAGTGATCCATTGACCATATTGACTTAGATGAAAATTGTTTGAGTCTGGTAAATCACGaggttcaaaaaataataacaattgtacTTTTCGTGGTCTGGGCAACAGCGATCCGTCAACTTGTTTTCGAACTTCATGATCACCTAATgaagcaaataataaaattattatatatatattatatatttatatgtataagtataatatataatatttacttaaacaaatttaaattatatttataaaacaattaaattattaaacttctaATTAGGTGCCCAATATTTTAAGCGTTACATATTTTTCTATGTTATACTATCAATGGGCAGTAGACCAAACTAAAGAtccattgaaatataatataatcacaagTAAAAAACGAAAATTGAAAATGCTTATTTCTACATATTTCGTTACTTAGacaagaaatacaatttaaaaaaaaactaaaatacatttttaaataaaaatatataaatacattttctttatttttgtatgatggtatgcaatatgcatagtaaatttaacttttattataaatgttttgctcAATTATTGAacgtagaaattattttatttttagaaaagatttatgcaaacaaaaaaaaaatgtataggtttaaaaacattttttgataatacctcaataattgaaattttaatatgaattctaATAGTAAAGACCTGCGGCacaacaacaaattattttcattattttattttttaagtatttattttaataaaatatatttcacataggtacattataattgtCATGtctagggctcggattttaaagcataataaataacaaaaaaagcataaaattgtttaaaaaaaagcaaaaatgaagcatatttatttttaaaaaaagcaaaaaaaaagcacgactaaaaattaacacgaattaggttataattttataaaactgaataaaaaaaaattgaaaaattaatttaaattaaaaaaagaatttactACCATGTATTTGGTAAGATTTTCAGAAGTGAAACTGACTCTATTGTCTGACAGGATGTTTTTATACATCGAAAACGAATGCTCTACATCCACTGAAGTGATCGGTGCATACTTCATGCAAGAGGTTTCGTTTAAATCAAACCcatgataattaatttcatcTGATGAAACGCCACACAGTATAGTATTAATGTCCAGTACATttcttattaagtaaataaacacttttatataataatttattacgggTTTTgacatttcttataaattatatgaacatttttttaattactatagcgtaacaaacaaataaaaattacacagcTAGAATAACTGAAGaaagcaataaaaaagcaaaaaaagcatttatattaaaaaaagcaaaaataaattcgtttatttcGAATCAGATTAACGTGAAacgaattatgtataaaaattagatttttatcttaaatatataaaaagaagcatttgctttaaaatccgagccctagtcATGTccatacaaaatttattttaatttatataatttctaagcattatttgtaatttgtagtactaagtactatttattaaatatttgtataatataataaacattaaacttatTAGATACtaaataggttattattaaaaaaataaattaatggtaattgataaataaagcATAATCAAAGGTATTTAGTAcccatattatgttaataatataggtcATAACGCTAAACATTATTTAGTTATACTtattatcttcaatttttttcaatagtttaatattttattgccacagaaaaagtataaatttcataaattttaaggaatctataaaatctatactatttataataattaattttagcaaaataaattaaaataggtatcttATGTACTAAAaactttacaaaaatatgtaattaaataaattaaaattataataataaatataactataaaggAAATTCAATACTATTTGTACTTATTACGTTATATGTgctgtatatactatgtatacacaTAGACTCATAGTATATGTATTAGCATACGTATACTTATTCTAATGagtcttattaaattaatatattgaaaccTCAGATTcttcaatagtttttaattacgtAAATGGTAAGTAATTAacgtaaaagaataaaaaatgaaaaaacacaataactcataatattatcgaaaaaccaatataatcatattcatcataatattatgctttcgTCATTtagctaaaaatcaaaaatatacagACATTCAATGCCAATATACGAGTAGATAACACATCTAAATAGTAACAGCCATctctaaaataatagttttagatATTTCTTATGATTGTGAttagtatttttagtattcTTAAAATCTATCCACTATCCAGACTCACCATCGTTATAATCAGCGTCGCAAAGTCTGATATATGGAGTTACGGACGACCCCCACAACGGGTTCATTAAGTTATTGCATGTGCCATTTGCTGTCCTGTAAATAGCATTTTCTGTGCAGGTCACTTCGGGTGCACACTTGTCATAGTATATGTTATTTGAATCAGGACCGTCTCCGCAATAAACAACAAGGTCATTATCGATTTCAACCTAAATGTTAAATATCaatacgtttaaataattaaataaatgtactaacaacatagttctataataataactatatgggTACCTACCCATGAGTAAGGGTTGCATTGTTTCAATTCGtttcaaatatttactcatttcacctcattttttatataaccaaGAACCAGTTAGGTGAGAGCTACGGTGGTTTGGCGTTTGGCCCACATAATTATAAGTAACTTaactaattgtttaaatttagtcTACCTCTATTCTCCCGCTCGCGTTCGGCTTCTTCCTTTGTGGACATGACTTTTTTCGCGTAGTGCGTCATTGTCTGCCAGTTATCAACATTCTGCAGCATAAATGGTACTATGTCTTCAACCTGACCTATGTGTCCGAAAAGCTATCATATCACTTGCCTTCTGCCTCTCAATCCAGGCACTCTATCAAGGTGTGATTTTCGTCGCCTATGTTGGTCACAGTGGTAACAATAGGTGATGGCCTCCTTCTTGGTTTTGTGTAGGCAGTAGCCGAGATAGCCATGGCAAAGATATGCTACATTAGACGGAACTCTAAGTTTCCGTGTGGGCGGTTAGACTTATGCTATTCCCCGTCTTTGGCCAGAGTTCTGGTCCAGCTACCTGTTGTTATTTCCGCAATTACGTTTATCCACCTAGTCATGATTTCGTATCAAGGAGAATGGTTTTCTCGCTGCTGCTTCTTTTTTAGGTGATACTTAATAGTCGAAGTAGAGGTTCCTTTCAGGATATTTGTTGCCACTTCCGATGCTGTGCTGTGGACTCTGTTTAGGATGCCAGCGTTTCCGAGAGCATGGTCCATAGTTTGCGCCAACGAGGAAGCTCCATATAGAAGTATCGCGTGGATAACTGAGACCGTTAGCTTTTTTCTGGGTTCCTTAGAACCTCTTATATTAGGCATGAGACGGCCTTCAACAATTTCAATACAAAATTTCCGTCTATCATGTcaggattaaatattattcataatgaagTCCAAACcgaaatttatgttaaaatgaatagtacaatttttttaaaagggcGAAAGATACTCAGTattgaaattacaataaataaataaatttaaaattacatatttttggcTAACACGGTATAAATGTATCAAATCTACGTACCATAACTTTGACAAATAATTTggttctttattattaattataatatgtattgtatatttatatgtatatattcattaacatttatcaactaaaagattaaatattttcgataaaaaaaaaatacaatggtaACTTGAATtcgtctttaaataatattactttgggCGAAAACATGTACCTAACTACGGCtgacaaaattcaaaaacattaaataatgattatttaaaaatcattaaaaaggtAAATAACTCATTAGATTCCTAAACAAAACACACCATACAATCAATTGATTGGTTTTTTCCatagttgtataattatattatacgtaattattaagtaattattgtattattattattatttgtatttttagttttgtacatgtgtttcatcattatttttcaaactaaattaaatttaaagtaccaAACTATAgtttatctatacataaaacttttttttaaatataatatcaataaaaatctgTTTATTATGATGTACTTAATTATTCAtcagttaattaattatgtattaataa is a genomic window of Rhopalosiphum padi isolate XX-2018 chromosome 4, ASM2088224v1, whole genome shotgun sequence containing:
- the LOC132929279 gene encoding peroxidase-like isoform X1 — translated: MLNLIVWLCVISVLGTSKSCNVEIDNDLVVYCGDGPDSNNIYYDKCAPEVTCTENAIYRTANGTCNNLMNPLWGSSVTPYIRLCDADYNDGDHEVRKQVDGSLLPRPRKVQLLLFFEPRDLPDSNNFHLSQYGQWITHDISLLPPDFSGPPICCDIPFKEINNSSPYQCQLVIEVPLNDPVHGGNQRCMEFRRAMTAANNFNCSITPQIPMNQATSFIDSSQLYGHQSDKADSIRTFNGGKLITDIVDENQFCPLRNREGSLLCDGRANVGYCFEAGDPRINQHFGITSYTIMFTRFHNVVADLLQNINPQWTDEVLYQETRKFIGALNQIITYRDYLPILLGESYTNSVGLNLSNFKRTKYNPLLMPQLSIEFAAGAFRVPHNTVASIYNYMNKNYDVVDTAKLNEWMSIPDPLLKGSNLDDIVRGMTITPGRYYSPSYNYLISNFMFNGQITGNQDLLSVDIQRGRDVGLKSYTKMREWCGLSKINSFDDLLSFLTFDDVETLKGLYATVDDIDLLVGALLEPPVDGGTVGQTAQCLLADVFYRIRYGDRFFVDVSGQPGSFSIDKLRTLRNLDLGHVICATTKLDEVPIDIFQPSIYSQMVKCSDHLLSLDLSAWKEPS
- the LOC132929279 gene encoding peroxidase-like isoform X2, producing the protein MNPLWGSSVTPYIRLCDADYNDGDHEVRKQVDGSLLPRPRKVQLLLFFEPRDLPDSNNFHLSQYGQWITHDISLLPPDFSGPPICCDIPFKEINNSSPYQCQLVIEVPLNDPVHGGNQRCMEFRRAMTAANNFNCSITPQIPMNQATSFIDSSQLYGHQSDKADSIRTFNGGKLITDIVDENQFCPLRNREGSLLCDGRANVGYCFEAGDPRINQHFGITSYTIMFTRFHNVVADLLQNINPQWTDEVLYQETRKFIGALNQIITYRDYLPILLGESYTNSVGLNLSNFKRTKYNPLLMPQLSIEFAAGAFRVPHNTVASIYNYMNKNYDVVDTAKLNEWMSIPDPLLKGSNLDDIVRGMTITPGRYYSPSYNYLISNFMFNGQITGNQDLLSVDIQRGRDVGLKSYTKMREWCGLSKINSFDDLLSFLTFDDVETLKGLYATVDDIDLLVGALLEPPVDGGTVGQTAQCLLADVFYRIRYGDRFFVDVSGQPGSFSIDKLRTLRNLDLGHVICATTKLDEVPIDIFQPSIYSQMVKCSDHLLSLDLSAWKEPS